The following nucleotide sequence is from Solidesulfovibrio carbinolicus.
GTGATGCGGCCAAAGCGGCGGCGGAAGAAGTCGAAGTAGGCCATGGGCGGCTTGCCGCCCGGATTGGCGTGGGGCAAGGTGAGGACGAAGCCGGTGATGGCGTTGAAGACCACGACGCCGAGATAGCCCTGGCTCATGATGTCGCCGAGGATGGGGCCGAAGGGATTTTGCGCGCCGCCGTCGGGCAGCACGGTCCAGACGTGGTAGAAGAAGATGGCGAACATGGCCAGAACCCGGATGCTTTCGATCTGGGTGACGCGGCGCTGCATGAGGGCTTCCTTTGCTGTTTGGGGTGCGACGGGCGCGCTGTTTGCGGCGCGCGGGGCGTTAGCGTCGCATGACTTTGGCGAAAAGCGGAAAATATTGCAAGGTTGCGGAGGTTGTCGGCCATGCGGGTGGTTTTTGTGGGCGTGGGCGAGGCGTTTGACGAGGGGTTGGCCAACACGAGCCTGTTCGTGGCCGGCCTGGCCGGTCCGACCGGCGAGACGCGGCGCACGGTCCTGCTGGACTGCGGCTTCACGGCAGGGGCGGCCTTTTTCGCCTGCCCGGCCATTGCTCCGGCCGACCGCCGGGATGGGCCGGACGCGGTCTGGATTTCCCATTTCCACGGCGACCATTTCCTGGGCCTGCCCTGGTTGATCGCCCGGCTCCACGAGCAGGGTCGGGCGCGGCCGCTTGTTGTTCATGGCGGCACGGGCGTGGCGGCCAAGGTGTTGGCCGCCCTGGATCTGGCCTATCCGAACCTGCGGGAGAAGCTGGCTTTCGAGATTGTCGGGATTGAGGCGAGGCCGGGCGAGGCTTTCGAGCTGGCCGGCTTGAGCGCCCGGGCGGCCCTGACCGGGCACGGCGCGCCGTGTCTGGGGTTGCGGCTCGAAACGCGGTTTGGGGCGCTCTATTACGGCGGCGACGGGCCGATAACGGCCAAGGGACTGGAGCTGGCCTCGGGCTGTTCCCTGGCGGTGCTGGAAGCCTACGGCCTGGAAGCGGGCGTACCCGGCCACGGCTCGGTGTCCGAGGCTGTCGAAGCGGCCGAAGCGGCCTGGGTGGAGGCGTTGGCCGTGGTCCATGTGCGGCGCGAGGTGCGCCGGGAGCGCGGTGACGCCATCCGCCGGATGCTCACCGACGCCTCGATCCGGGCGTTTCTGCCCGAGCCGGGGGAGGTGTTCGAAGCTTCTTAGGGCGTATTCCCGGCTATACGCCCCAATAGAAGGGCGTGCGGCTAGTTCGAGGCGCTGCCCTGGGCCGAATCGCCGACCACGAGGTAGCTGCCCGGGTGGGAGACCGGGGCGCGGTCGCGGCGCAGCAGCCACATGTCGCGCTCTTTGTCCGTGGCCGCGATCTGCTCGTAGTGGCGGTCGAGGATGGAGCGGTTGTCGAGGAAGGCGTTGGCCGCCGCCGACACCCGCACGCAGCCCTTGGAATCCGGGCCGCCCAGGCGTGGTTCGCCCTGGTCCGGGTCGGTGGCATGCATTAAAAGGCGCATCTGACTGTCGTAGACGCCCTGGCGGAACTGGCGCGGGGCCTGCTGGTAGCCGAAATCCCACACCCGGCTGCCGCGCGCGCCAAGGCCGCGCCAGCCCTTGCTGTTTTTGCTGCCCTCGGCCCGGTAGCCCCAGTTTTCGGGCAGATGCTCGAACACGCCCACCGGCGTGATGAATGAGTCTTCCCGGGGCCGCAGCTTGCCCGAGGAGATGAAATCCGCGCCGACAAAGGCCACGCGTTTGGCCTGCGCGTCGTAGTAGGCCAAAAGCAGCAGCTGGGTGGCCGGATTGCGGTCGGCGTAGACGAAATACTGGCTGGCTGCGAGATCGGCGTTGGCGGCCTGGAGCCGGGCCAGGGCGTCGGCCCGGGCGGTGTCGCGGTAGGCCTGGCCGGGATCGGTGAGGAGTTCCAGGCGGCGCTGGCCGGCCTTGCCGGAAAAGCGGGCCATGGTCCGGGCCGTGACCGCCTCGGCGAACTGTCGGCCCACGTCGAGCAGTTCCTGGCGCGCGGCGGCGTCGGCTACGGCGGCGGCTTCGGCCTCGTAAAAGGGCTTCGCTTTGGCCGGCGCAGCGGCGGTGGGCGTGGCGGCCGGCTTGTCCTTGGTCGCCAGGGCCAGGCCCGGCAGCCCGGCCGTCAAAAAGACGGCCAAAAGGCCGGCCACGGCCCATCGGCCGGCCAGGAAAACGGTCGCCTGACGAAAAAGCGGGCCTCCCGTCCGAGGGAAACCCGCTTCGTGAGCCTTGGGGCGAGACACGCCGCGAACGGCGCTAGAAGACCCGACGGCCTCCCGCATAATGCGTTCTCCAGTAATCTTCTTCGAGGTGGGAGATGGTGACGTTTTTGCCTTGGCTGGCGCTGTGGATGAACTTGCCGTCTTCCAGATAGATGCCGACGTGATTGACGCCCCGTTTGGAGCGGAAGAAGACGAGATCGCCCTTGCGCAGATTGTTTTTGGCCACCATGGAACCCACCTGGTACTGCTCCCGGGAGGAGCGGGGGAGGTGGATGCCGTAGCGGTTGAAGACCCAGGTGGTGAAACCGGAACAGTCGAATCCGGAGTTGGGGTCGCAACCGCCGGAACGGTAGCGCGTGCCGAGCTGGGTGTGGGCGGTGCGCAGCATGCGGTCGTAGACACCGCCTTTGCGCTGCACCGAGGTCAGCTCGAAAAGGTTGTCGCTCAAAAGCTTGTCCGGCGAAGCCGCGGCTTGCTGCCGGGGGGCCGGCGCGGCGCTGGGAGCCGGAGTGGAGCCGCCCTGGTCGAACAGGTTGCCGGAGATGAGGTTGTTCTCGGCGGCGGCGATGAGCTGGGCTTCGTGGTCGCCAGCGACCAGGAAGTTGTTGCGGGCGTTAAAACCCTGATAGTCTTCGAAATTGTAGGAGTAGGTTTTGGGTTTCGAGGTGCACCCGGCCAGGGCGAGGGCCAGGACCGCCATGACGACGTAGGGTTTGAGCTTGGTTAGGCCTTTGGCGTGTGCGCGCGCGTCGGTCAAAACGTTTCCTCCTTGCTGGAGTTGCCGGCCGGGGCCGCTTCCACGTTTCCGCATAAACCTTTCGGTTTCGTGGGGCCGCTGATCGCCTCGAAGCGTGGACCGTTTGACTGGTCCACCTAGGACGATATTTTCGTTTGCATCGCCGGATACAGTTTCGAAAGGTAGGTTCCCGTTTAAAAGCTTCAAAAATCCGCGTCAAGGTTATTTTGACAATTTAATAAACTGAAATCTCCCTGCCGGCGCTTGCCAGGCCTTGTCCGGGACGCGGAAATGGGGAACACTCGGCGGAAATGGCGAACGTTTTTTTTCTTGCCGGGCCGGGCGGACAGCGGGCCGTGACGTCCCATCCTGGCGACACGTTGGCCCGGGCGCTTTTCCGGGCCGGTTTTTTCGTGGGCGTGCCCCTGTGCGCCGGCCTGGGACGTTGCGGCCGCTGCCGGGCGCGTTTTGCGGCCGATGCGCCGTTGCCCCTGCCGGCCGAGTTGCGTCGCCTCGCCCCGGACGAGCTGGCTGCCGGCTGGCGCTTGGTCTGCCTGCATCCGGCCCGGGGCGGCGAACGTCTGGAGCTGCCCGAGGGCGCGACCGCCCCGGCTGCGCCGCCTGTTTCGCCGGAGCCCGTAGCGGCCGGCAACGGCCCCCTGGGCCTGGCCGTGGACCTCGGCACCACCGGCCTGGCCTGGCGGCTGGTGTCCCTGGCAGACGGCACGGTGACGGCCCAGGGGCGCGGGGTCAATCCCCAGCTCGGGGCCGGGGCCGAGGTGGTCTCGCGTCTGGCCTTCGCCCTGGAGCCCGGCGGCGGCGATTATTTGCGCCGGTTGGTGGTGGACGAGCTGCGGCGTCTGGCCGCTCCGGCCGGCCCCAGGCTTGCCGCCCTGTGCGTGGCCGGCAATTCCGTCATGATGTCGATCTTGTGCGATAAACCTTTGGACGGGTTGGCCCACGCGCCCTATGGCCTGTCCTGGCGCGGCGATGAAACCGTCGTCCTGGATGCCGGCCTGCCGCCGGCCTATGCGCCGCCGCTTTTCGGCCCCTTTGTCGGGGCCGACATTGCCGCCGGGCTGACCGCCCTGGTGCGGCGCGATCCGGCCTATCCCTTTTTGCTGGCCGATCTGGGCACCAACGCCGAGCTGGTGCTGGCCCTTTCCCCGGACCGCTATCTGGCCGCCAGCGCTCCGCTGGGGCCGGCTCTGGAAGGCGTGGGCCTGTCCCAGGGAGCCATGGCCGGGCCGGGGGTGGTCGTGGCTTTTGCACTCACCCCTGCCGGCATCGTGCCGGAATTTTTCGACCCCAATCATACTGGAGCGCCGCGCGGCATCGCCGGGCCGGGCTATCTGTCCTTGACCGCGCGACTTGTCGAGCAGCAAATCCTTGACGTGGACGGCCGATTCGCTACAACCCCGGCCGCGACCCCGCTTGGCCGGCGTCTGGCCGCCCTGGTCGGACGCGCCCACGGCGAACCGTATTTCGAAACCGCCGGCTGCCGGCTGCCGGCCGGCGACGTCGAGGAACTGCTCAAGGTCAAGGCGGCCTGCAATCTGGCCGTTTCGGCGCTTCTGGCCGCCGCCGGCCTGGCCACGGCCGATCTGGCCTCGGTGCATCTGGCCGGGGCGTTCGGCGCGGCGGTGTCGCCGGCCGATCTCGAAACCCTCGGTTTTCTGCCGCCCGGACTGGCCGGGCGCACCCATGTGGCCGGCAACCTGTCCCTGGCCGGCGCGGCGCTGTTTTTGGCCGATGCCCAAAGCCGCCGTCAGGCGGCCGGGCTTGCCGCCCGCACCACACTTGTTCCCCTGGTCGACGCCGCCGATTCCGGCGAGGCCTTCATCCAAAGGATGGTTTTTTCCTATGTCCCCTGACGCCGCCGCCGTGCCGGCCCGTCCCGGCGCCAAGCGCCTGCTAGTACCCCTGGCCCCGGACGTCCGCGCCCGGCTCGACGCTTATCCCGACATGCTGCGAAAAGCCTTGCCGCTTCGCCCGGGCTTGGTGCGCGAACTGCCCAAAGTGGTGCGCGAACTGTCCCTGTCGCTGACCGCCGAGCGTGAAGGCGGCCCCCGGCCCGGGTATCTCAGCGACCCAAAGGTGCTGTCGGCCTATCTCTGGTATTATCTGCCCTGGAATCTCGTACGCCTGACGCGCCTGCTACCCGGACTTGACCTCGACATCCCCGACGACGGGGTGGTCTGCGACTTGGGCAGCGGCCCTCTGACTTTCATCCAGGCCCTGTGGCTGTCGCGGCCCGATCTGCGCAAGCGGCGGCTGCGCATCACCTGCGTGGACCGCTCCAAGCGGGCCCTGGAGCTGGGGCTGGCCCTTTTTGCCGAGCTGGCCGGCTTCGACCCCACCCGCCCGGACGCGCCCTGGCGCATCCGCGTCACCCGGGGCGAATACTGGCAGGGGTTGACCGACGGGGCCGATCTGGTGGCCATGGTCAACGTGGCCAACGAGTTGGCCGGCAAGGTCCGCGAACCGCTGGACGAGCGCATGGAGCGGGTGGCCGCCCAACTGTCCGAAAGCCTCGTGCCCGGCGGCCGGGTCCTGGTGGTCGAGCCCGGCACGCGCCTGGGCTGGCGCTGCCTGCTGGGCATGCGTCAGGCTTTTGTCGAGATGGACATGGATATTGCCGCGCCCTGTCCCCACCGTGAAGAGTGCGTGCTCTTGGCCGGGCGCACCCGGGCCTGGTGCCATTTCACCATGCCGCCGGCCGGCGCGCCCCGCTGGCTGACCGCGTTTTCCGAGCGGGCTGGCCTTGGCAAGGAGCGTCTGAGCCTGTCCTTCCTTCTGGCCCGTAAGGTCCGCCCCGCGCCCAGTGGCGGGGCGCGGGTGGTGTCCGGGGCCTTTTCCCTGGCCGACGTGCCGGGCAGCGCGGTTTACGGCTGCTCGGCTTCCGGGCTGCTTGTGCTGTGCTCCCCGGACCGCCGTCCGCCCGCCCCGGGAGACCTGCTGGCCGTGGACGTGCCGGCTGGCGCGCCGCTTGACGCAAAAAGCGGCGCGCCGCGCGTCATGCTCGCCCCGGACCCGTCCGGCCAACGGCCGGCGGAGCCAGGGGGCGCGCCCGGCCGCGACCTTGGCCGGGCGGACAAGGCGGCCCGCGGCCAGGACCGGCGCTCCGGTCCGCCCCAGGCCGGGGCCGGTTCCCGGGAGGACAAGGGCGGCAAGCGTCGTCCCCGGTCGGGCGGCGCGCCTGGAGCAACGCGCCAGGCTCCGGTGAAAAAGCCGTCGCGGCCGGCCACCAAGGGCCAATCCTCGGGATCGGGCAAACCGGCCCGGCCGCTTCGCTCGCGCCGGGACTAAAGGCCGCGACGGTTGTTGTCCAAGGCCGCGAAATACGTTAGAAGCGCCCATTCATTCCGCATGGCCGATCCCTTCGGCAAGCGTAGCAAAGGAGGTCCCGCGTGGAGGTGTCGCAAACCGGCATCCCGGGGCTTGTCGTGATCAAACCGAAAGTGTTCGGCGATCACCGGGGTTTTTTTCTGGAGACGTACAGCCGGGAGGCATACGCCAAGGCCGGTCTTAAGTATGATTTCGTGCAGGACAATCACGCCCGCTCAGGCCCCAAGGGCGTGCTGCGGGGCCTGCATTTCCAACTGCCGCCTGCCACCCAGGCCAAGCTCGTCTGGGTGACCCGGGGAGCGGTCTACGATGTCGTGGTCGATTTGCGGCAGGGATCGCCAACCTACAAAAAGTGGTACGGCATCGAGCTTTCCGCCGACAATTTCCTGCGGTTCATGGTGCCCCGAGGCTTTGCCCACGGCTACGTGACCCTGACCGAGGACGCCGAATTCATGTACAAGGTCGACGCCCCTTACGCGCCCGACCTGGATGCCGGCATCGCCTGGGACGACCCGGACATCGGCATCACCTGGCCGGTCACCGATCCTGTGCTGTCCGGGAAGGACGCGGTCCAGCCGCGCCTGTCCGCCGTGGGTTCGCCGTTTGTCTACGAGCCCTAGGCGCGACCGTAACAGGCGTCCGTATCTTTGGTGAAGACGTTGTCGCAACAGCGCTGCCGTTAACCCGCAAGCCTGCCGTTTGAAGGCGTGAGGCAGCACGAACTGGAGAATCCGCGGCTATGAGCAATTCCGATGTCGGGACAACCCCGGGCGGACGTTATGCCCTGATTTTGGCCGGTGGCTCGGGCACCCGGTTGTGGCCCCTTTCCCGGACGCTTCTGCCCAAGCAGTTGCTGGCCCTGGGCGGAGAGGCGACCCTGCTCCAGTCCACGGCCGAACGCGTGGCCAAGGCTTTTGCCCCGTCGGGCATTGCCGTGGTGACCAACGAGGAGCACGTTTTCGAGGTGCGAGCCCAGTTGCGCGGACAGCTCCCGGACGTGGACAGCGCCGTGTTGGCCGAGCCCGTGGGCCGCAACACCCTGCCGGCCATCCTGCTCGGACTGGCCCCCATCGTGGCCGCTGACCCCCAGGCTGTGGTGGGCGTGTTTCCGGCCGACCACCGCATCGACGACGCCGATTCCTGGGTCCGGGCCATGGATCGGGCGGCCGAGCTGGCTAAGGACGGCTGGTTCGTCACCTTCGGCATCCCGCCCAAGGCCCCGGAAACGGGTTACGGCTACATCCACCGGGGGGAAACCCTGGGCGAGGGCGGCTACGCCGTGCTGGGATTCACCGAAAAGCCTGACCGGGAAACCGCCGAACAGCTTTTGGCCAGCGGCGAGTACTCCTGGAACAGCGGCATGTTCGTGTTTCGGGCTGATGTCTTTCTGGACGCCGTGGCGACCCATGCTCCGGTTCTTTTCGACTGGTGGCGTACCCGGGACGAGCGTCCCCTGGCCGCTGGCTATGCCGGCATTCCCGACGTGTCCGTGGACTATGGCGTGGTGGAAAAGCTTGAGCGCATCGCCATGGTGGAGGCGGGGTTCGACTGGGACGATCTGGGGAGCTGGGAGGCGCTCTACCGGCTTGGCCGGCGCGACGCCAGCGGCTGCGTGATCCAGGGCGACGTGCTGGCCCTGGACTGCTCGAATTCGCTCTTTTTTTCACAAGGAGGCGCCCTGGCCGTGGCCGGGGTCAAGGACCTCATCGTCATCCAGACCAAGGACGCCACCCTGGTGTGCCCGGTGACCGAGGCCCAGCGAGTCAAGGACGTGGTGGGGGCGCTGAAAAAACAGGGCAGCAAGCTCGTCGAGGCCCATGTGACGGTGCGCCGTCCCTGGGGCAGCTACACCGTGCTCGAAGAGGGGCCGAATTTTAAAATCAAGCGCATCGAGGTGTTGCCCGGAGCGCGGCTGTCGCTGCAGATGCACCATCACCGGGCCGAGCACTGGGTGGTGGTTTCGGGCACGGCCCTGGTCCAGGTGGGCGACCGGGAAATTTTGCTCACGGACAACCAGTCCGTGGACATTCCCAAGACCAGTCTGCACCGGCTTTCCAACCCCGGAAAGGTGCCGGTCGAGATCATTGAAATCCAGTCGGGGCCGTATCTTGAAGAAGACGACATCGTGCGCTTCGACGACATCTACGGCCGCGAGGGCAAAAGCCCCAAATAGAGTCAGCAAGAGGCCGGGGATTCGTGAATTTTTTCATTAGACCTTGACACGGAAGAACCAGGCTGGGTAAAAAGCGCGGTGCGACAATCCGCGCCGAGGTGAGGGGACAAATCCTCGGAGGGGTTCGTGGCGTGGCGACACGTCTTTCTTTCATCCGCCTTTCCCCGTGGGGGGGAAGGGGCCGTTGGGCGTCTTTGCGCCCGGCGGACAACCAGCAAAGGCATGGGCAGGGGACGTATGGAGGAGAAAAGATCGAATTCGGCCGGCGGTGTGGGCGGCATGGCGCTTTTTGCCCTGATCGGCTTCGTCGGCGCCCTGGTGGTGGGGTGGGGCATCTTCCCGAAGATGCTGTACAGCCAAAAGACGCAACCTATTCGTTTCAGTCACACGGTCCATACCCAGCTGGGCATTGAGTGCGAGCAGTGCCACCATCTGGGTCCCGACGGCCGCTTTGCCGGCCTGCCTTCCACCGAGTCCTGCGCCGAGTGCCATGGCGAAGAGACCGGCGATACCTCTGCCAACGGCAAGGAAATCGACAAGTTCGTCAAGGACTATGTCAAGACCGGCAGGCAGGTGCCCTGGCTTGTGTACCAGTACCAGCCCGACAACGTGTTCTTCTCCCACGCTGCCCACAAGGGATTCGAGTGCACCAAGTGCCACCTCGACGTGGCCAAGATGGACACTCCCCCGCCGTACTACGAGAACCGTCTGAGCGGTTACAGCAAGGACACCATGAAGATGTGGGAATGCGAACGCTGCCACGCTTCCATGGGCACCAGCAACGCCTGCTTCGTCTGTCATAAATAAGGGGGGAGAAATGGGACTTGATCGCAGAGCTTTCCTCGGTCTTGTGGCGGGTGGTACCGTTGGCGCCATGTTCACCCCCATTCCGTGGAAATTGATTGACGACGCTTCTATCTGGACCCAGAACTGGCCGTGGATCCCCCGGGTTCCCAAGGGCCAGATCGATTATGTGGCCACCACCAGCAAGCTGTGCCCGGCTGGCGAAGGCCTTAAGATCATGCGCGTGGCCGGCAATCCGATCCTGGCCGGCGGCAACCCTTCGCATCCGTTGTCCTGCGGCGGCGTCTCCGCCCTGGCCCGGTCCGAAGTCTACATGCTCTACAGCCCGGCCCGCATCAAATCGCCCATGAAGCGCAACGGCAAGACCTTTGCCCCCATCACCTGGGAGCAGGCCCTTGTCGAGATGGCCGAGAAACTCGGCGCGGCCAAGGGCGCGGTGGCCTCCATCTCCGGCGACAACACCGGCACCATCAATGAAGTCCTGACCGCCCTGACGGCCAAGCTCGGCAGCGCCGGCAGCTTCATGATGCCTTCCGAAGCCACCACCGCCGCCAAGGCCATGAAGCTCATGGGAGCCCAGGGCCAGGCCGGCTACGACTTCGAAAACGCCGACACCGTCCTGGTTCTTGGCGCGGACATCTTCGAGACCTGGGGCACCTCCTCCAGGAACCGCAAGGCCTTCGGCGCCAGCCGCCCGGCCGGGGACAAGCCCGCCAACACCTACGTCTACGTCGGCCCCAGCCGCAACAACACCGCCGCCGTGTGCGACCAGTGGGTTCCGGCCGCCGCCGCCGATCTCGGCGTGGTGGCCCTGGGCATCGCCTGGCATCTGCTCAAGGCCGGCGCGACCAGCAACGCTCCCGGGTTCGACACCTTCAAGGCCGTGGTCAACGGCGGCTTTGGTCCCGAAGACGTCAAGCGGGCCACGGGCGTTGCTCCCGAGACCCTGGCCGCCATCGCCAAGGCCCTGGCTTCGGCCAAGGCCCCCTTGGTGGTCACCGGCTCGCCCTTCGGACAGGGCCTGGGCGCGGCTCCGGTCATCGCCGGCATGTCGCTCAACATGCTCCTGGGCCGCATCAACAAGCCCGGCGGCGTTTACATGCTGCCGGAATTGCCCTCGGTGGTTCCGGGCGCGCTGACCCGCGCGGCCATGCTCGACGGCGATCTGCCCGCGTTTTTAAAGGGCGTGGAATCCGGCAAGACCCCGGCTCCCAAGGCCCTGCTCATCTATGACGCCAACCCGGTCTACGGCCTGCCCGAAGCGGCGACCATGGCCAAGGCCCTGGAAAAGATCCCGTTCAAGGTGAGCTTCTCCTCCTTCATGGACGAGACCGCCGCCCTGTGCGATCTGGTGCTGCCAAATTCGCTGCCGCTGGAGCGCTACGACGACGTGGCCACGCCTTACGGCTCCGGCTTTTGCGTCTACAGTCTGGTGCGGCCCATCCAAAAGCCCATCTGCGACACCAAGACCACCGGCGACGTGCTGCTTGGCTTGGCTCGCAAGCTCTCCATTGACCTCAAGTTCGACAACTTCCAGCAGGTCATCAAGGAAAAAGTCGCCAGCCTGGCCAAGGTCAGCGGCGGTTTCGTGGCCAAGGACGTCATGCCCTGGCAGGTCGCGGCCGGTAAGCCCGCGCCCGCCCTGGTCGGCGGCGACCTCTGGAAGGCCCTGGAAGCCGGGTACGCCTGGACCATGGTCGGCCAGGCGCCCCAGACCGCCATGGGATTTGCCGCCGAAGTGGTGGCCAAGGCCGTCAAGGCCGGCAAGCCCGCCACGGCCACGGTGCTGGCTCCCTACGCCCAGCTGCGCACCGGCACCCCGGTCACCGGCATGCCCTGCCAGGATCTGACCACGGTCCCGGACACCGAGCTTCTGGGCGACACCACCTTCATCCGCGTCAACAGCGAGACGGCCAAAACCCTGGGCCTCAAAAAAGGCCAGATGGTCAAACTGTCCGGCGCCGGCGTTGACTGCCAGGCCAAGGTCCACATCTTCGAGAGCGTCATGCCCGGCATGGTCAGCGCCCCCTTGGGCTTCGGCCATACCGCCTTCGACTACTACAGCCAGGGCAAGGGAGCCAACTACCTCTCGCTTGCCGCCGTGGTCGAGGAAGCAGGTTCGGGCCTGTCCATGTGGATCGCCCCGGAAGTCAAAATCGCCTAACGAAGGGAAAGGGAAGCCGTCATGTCCGGACAGAAAATGGAATTCCCGATCACCTGGGGCATGGTGATCGATATTGACAAATGCACCGGCTGCGGAGCCTGCATGGCCTCCTGCCAGACCGAGAACAACGTCGAACCCCAGCGCGAAGCCTCCAACAAGCTGCGCGCCACGTCGTGGATGCTCGTCTACGAGCTCACCAACGACAAAGCCTTCCCCAATCACGACATTGCCTATCTGCCCCGGCCCTGCCAGCAGTGCGGCAATCCGCCTTGCGTTTCCGTGTGCCCGGTCATCGCCACGGACAAAAACGAGAACGGCGGCATCGTGAGCCAGGTCTACCCCCGTTGCATCGGATGCCGGTATTGCGTGGCCGCCTGCCCCTACCACGTCCGCTACTTCGGCTGGTACGACCCCATTTGGCCGGAAGGCATGGAGAAGACCCTGTCTCCCATGACCTCGGTGCGCCCCCGCGGCGTGGTCGAGAAATGCACCTTCTGCCATCATCGCTGGACCCAGGCCAAGGACGCCGCCCGCGTCGCCGGCAAGGATCCCGATAACCTCGATGACGGGGCCTACGTCACCTCTTGCGTCCAGAATTGCCCTTCCGGGGCCCTCGCTTTCGGGGACATCAAAAACCCCAAGCACAAGGTGCACGAGCTGGTCAAAAGCCCCTAC
It contains:
- the qrcB gene encoding menaquinone reductase molybdopterin-binding-like subunit QrcB, whose product is MGLDRRAFLGLVAGGTVGAMFTPIPWKLIDDASIWTQNWPWIPRVPKGQIDYVATTSKLCPAGEGLKIMRVAGNPILAGGNPSHPLSCGGVSALARSEVYMLYSPARIKSPMKRNGKTFAPITWEQALVEMAEKLGAAKGAVASISGDNTGTINEVLTALTAKLGSAGSFMMPSEATTAAKAMKLMGAQGQAGYDFENADTVLVLGADIFETWGTSSRNRKAFGASRPAGDKPANTYVYVGPSRNNTAAVCDQWVPAAAADLGVVALGIAWHLLKAGATSNAPGFDTFKAVVNGGFGPEDVKRATGVAPETLAAIAKALASAKAPLVVTGSPFGQGLGAAPVIAGMSLNMLLGRINKPGGVYMLPELPSVVPGALTRAAMLDGDLPAFLKGVESGKTPAPKALLIYDANPVYGLPEAATMAKALEKIPFKVSFSSFMDETAALCDLVLPNSLPLERYDDVATPYGSGFCVYSLVRPIQKPICDTKTTGDVLLGLARKLSIDLKFDNFQQVIKEKVASLAKVSGGFVAKDVMPWQVAAGKPAPALVGGDLWKALEAGYAWTMVGQAPQTAMGFAAEVVAKAVKAGKPATATVLAPYAQLRTGTPVTGMPCQDLTTVPDTELLGDTTFIRVNSETAKTLGLKKGQMVKLSGAGVDCQAKVHIFESVMPGMVSAPLGFGHTAFDYYSQGKGANYLSLAAVVEEAGSGLSMWIAPEVKIA
- the qrcC gene encoding menaquinone reductase iron-sulfur cluster-binding subunit QrcC codes for the protein MSGQKMEFPITWGMVIDIDKCTGCGACMASCQTENNVEPQREASNKLRATSWMLVYELTNDKAFPNHDIAYLPRPCQQCGNPPCVSVCPVIATDKNENGGIVSQVYPRCIGCRYCVAACPYHVRYFGWYDPIWPEGMEKTLSPMTSVRPRGVVEKCTFCHHRWTQAKDAARVAGKDPDNLDDGAYVTSCVQNCPSGALAFGDIKNPKHKVHELVKSPYAFRLLERLGTDTQVYYISRREWVRKLGDNYLKSE